One Clostridium estertheticum DNA segment encodes these proteins:
- a CDS encoding ThiF family adenylyltransferase has protein sequence MILSKDQINRYLRNIIIPEISGSGQKKITQSKIYLYASTVQEASSLIYYLAASGIGYISCYFKDSLGYEKLFKNIQDLNSDVVIELANNELSIVYSDSLFNEGFVIRILISKYVELQDNLISFSCSHNHSKFIPTIVSINNGWNGFLQTFSNQEDFNELLIKPLPIDSNSFGNNVQEKEGNVLSNCVLSALTSVECIKLSLNLGKVLDKPLYFNLLSMKFYKWDNKVFYLAITDFLKNSSYENNLPKNSENYNDKKLSNSKVLIVGTGGLGSPVAYALSSLGVGTIGVIDYDSVEISNLNRQILHATSRIGMPKVESAEAFISDLNPDVKVVTYNTSINIQNALDITSDYDVIIDAVDNFPTRYLLNDSCFFANKPLVDAAVVRFHGLIMTILPNKGPCYRCAFPLMPNQKPGTSCSEAGVLGPVPGFMGFLQASEVVKLLLDIGDTLSNRIIYYDALDSDFDTISMNKSTNCNLCGAEPTITELVDYNNSCESTNNKEMN, from the coding sequence ATGATTTTATCAAAAGACCAAATTAATAGATATTTAAGAAATATTATTATCCCTGAAATTAGTGGCTCTGGCCAAAAGAAAATAACCCAGTCAAAAATTTATTTATATGCATCTACAGTACAAGAAGCCTCTTCCCTTATATATTATCTTGCAGCCTCTGGAATAGGTTATATTTCTTGTTATTTTAAAGATTCCCTGGGGTATGAAAAATTATTTAAAAACATACAAGATTTAAATAGTGATGTAGTTATTGAACTTGCTAATAATGAATTATCAATAGTATACAGTGACTCTCTTTTTAATGAAGGTTTTGTAATTAGAATATTGATTAGTAAATATGTAGAACTTCAAGATAATTTGATAAGTTTTTCTTGTAGCCACAATCATTCTAAATTCATTCCAACCATTGTGTCCATTAACAATGGTTGGAATGGCTTCCTTCAAACTTTTAGTAATCAAGAGGATTTTAATGAGTTACTTATAAAGCCTCTACCCATAGATTCTAATTCCTTTGGAAATAATGTGCAGGAAAAAGAAGGTAATGTTCTTTCTAATTGCGTTCTTTCAGCGCTTACCTCCGTAGAATGTATAAAGCTCTCTTTGAATTTAGGGAAGGTATTAGATAAACCATTATATTTTAATCTACTATCTATGAAATTTTACAAGTGGGATAATAAGGTTTTTTATTTAGCAATAACTGATTTTCTTAAAAATAGTTCATATGAGAATAATTTACCTAAAAATTCAGAAAACTATAACGATAAAAAACTATCAAATAGTAAAGTATTGATTGTCGGTACCGGAGGCCTTGGGTCTCCTGTAGCTTATGCGCTATCCAGTTTAGGCGTAGGAACCATTGGTGTCATTGATTATGATAGTGTAGAAATAAGTAACCTTAACCGACAAATACTTCATGCTACTTCTAGGATTGGCATGCCAAAGGTGGAATCAGCAGAAGCTTTCATCAGTGATTTAAATCCGGATGTAAAGGTCGTAACTTATAATACTAGCATCAATATCCAAAATGCACTAGATATAACTTCTGATTATGATGTTATTATAGATGCAGTTGATAATTTCCCAACTCGCTATCTTCTAAATGACTCATGTTTTTTCGCCAATAAACCATTGGTAGATGCAGCGGTGGTAAGGTTTCATGGATTAATTATGACAATATTACCAAACAAGGGTCCATGTTATCGTTGTGCCTTCCCACTAATGCCTAATCAAAAGCCTGGTACTAGTTGTTCTGAAGCAGGTGTTTTAGGTCCTGTACCTGGATTCATGGGATTTCTTCAAGCATCGGAAGTTGTAAAGCTACTCTTAGACATAGGAGACACATTATCTAATAGGATAATCTACTATGATGCATTAGATTCTGATTTTGATACTATTAGTATGAATAAGTCTACAAACTGTAATTTATGTGGTGCAGAGCCAACAATTACTGAGCTTGTTGACTATAATAACTCCTGTGAATCAACAAACAATAAGGAGATGAATTAA
- a CDS encoding iron-sulfur cluster assembly scaffold protein — protein sequence MYNDIVMDHFSDPRNAGEIPDADAIGETGNPVDGDKIKIFIKVKNNLLVDIKFKTFGCGAAIAASSMVTILAINKTLEDAFNIQNEDVSEALGGLPVEKLLCSNIAADALHNAIKNYFLIHGL from the coding sequence GTGTATAATGATATAGTTATGGATCATTTTTCTGATCCAAGAAATGCTGGAGAAATACCTGATGCAGATGCTATTGGTGAGACAGGTAACCCTGTAGATGGTGATAAGATAAAGATATTTATAAAAGTAAAAAACAACCTATTGGTGGATATTAAATTCAAAACCTTTGGATGTGGTGCTGCAATTGCAGCAAGCAGTATGGTTACAATACTCGCAATTAATAAAACCTTAGAGGATGCTTTTAATATACAAAATGAAGATGTTTCAGAAGCTCTAGGAGGTCTACCTGTAGAAAAGCTACTTTGTTCAAACATAGCAGCTGATGCATTGCACAATGCAATAAAAAATTATTTCTTAATCCATGGATTATAA
- a CDS encoding DedA family protein — protein sequence MSEFSNLLIECFRNYNIWFLSFIIILQCIGIPTGSSLLVMASGAFAYAGESNVVILLLEVWFFSWLGDNIAYIMWRGIGDKTLNNHPKVKTYFQPKIFKAKDYLKKHGRISVFFSRFLISSTGPFINAAAGITGYKLWTFNLFVALGELFWTCIYLGLGYWFGDSWETIVPIVTGFGQFLTYIAILIIALYFFIKAIKNKNRKN from the coding sequence ATGAGCGAATTTAGTAATTTATTAATAGAATGTTTTAGAAACTATAACATTTGGTTTTTAAGTTTTATAATTATACTTCAGTGTATAGGAATTCCAACAGGATCATCTTTACTTGTAATGGCTTCTGGGGCTTTTGCTTATGCTGGTGAATCTAATGTAGTGATTCTTTTACTAGAAGTTTGGTTTTTTTCATGGCTTGGGGATAATATTGCTTATATTATGTGGAGAGGTATTGGGGATAAAACTTTAAACAATCATCCTAAAGTGAAAACTTACTTCCAACCTAAAATATTTAAGGCTAAAGATTATTTAAAAAAACATGGAAGAATTTCAGTTTTTTTTAGTAGATTTTTAATATCCTCTACGGGACCTTTTATAAATGCTGCAGCTGGGATTACAGGATATAAATTATGGACTTTTAACTTATTTGTTGCTTTAGGCGAATTGTTTTGGACTTGTATATACCTAGGACTTGGATATTGGTTCGGAGATTCCTGGGAAACTATAGTTCCCATAGTAACAGGATTTGGACAATTTTTAACTTACATAGCAATTTTAATTATTGCTCTATATTTTTTTATTAAAGCAATTAAAAACAAAAATCGTAAAAACTAG
- a CDS encoding LD-carboxypeptidase, whose translation MIGKRLCLGDTIGLISPASPENIEAIQKGILFLKNQGFNIKEGTHLYDNWGYLAGKDKDRAADVMEMFKDKEVDMILCIRGGYGSSRILPYLDFDVIKKHPKIFAGFSDITVFLNSFYEKCKLTTFHSPMGSSNLEDTETFKNFMFTFMEGYKPYVIKNPSEFPTQCIVSGIAEGHLIGGNLSLICNSLGTPYEINMKDKILFIEEIGEAPYKVDRMLTQLLLAKKLQQCKGIILGQFTGCDLPHYERSLTLEEVIKDRSYSLDIPMFSGFCSGHDYPKLTLPIGAKVIMNSESGVIHVMEAVVG comes from the coding sequence ATGATTGGAAAAAGACTATGTTTAGGAGATACCATAGGGCTTATTTCTCCTGCTAGTCCAGAAAATATTGAAGCAATTCAAAAAGGTATTTTATTTTTAAAAAATCAAGGCTTCAATATAAAAGAAGGAACCCACTTATATGATAATTGGGGTTATCTTGCTGGCAAGGATAAGGACAGGGCAGCAGATGTTATGGAGATGTTTAAAGACAAAGAAGTAGATATGATACTCTGCATAAGAGGTGGATATGGCTCAAGTAGAATACTCCCCTATCTAGATTTTGATGTAATAAAAAAACACCCAAAGATATTTGCAGGTTTTAGTGACATAACGGTTTTTCTAAATTCCTTTTATGAAAAATGTAAACTTACTACCTTTCATAGTCCAATGGGTAGTTCTAATCTGGAAGATACCGAAACTTTTAAAAACTTTATGTTCACTTTTATGGAAGGGTATAAACCCTATGTTATTAAAAACCCATCTGAATTTCCTACTCAGTGTATTGTAAGCGGTATTGCTGAGGGTCATCTCATAGGTGGTAATCTTTCATTAATATGCAATTCTCTTGGAACACCCTATGAAATTAATATGAAAGATAAAATACTCTTTATAGAAGAGATTGGTGAGGCGCCTTATAAAGTTGATAGAATGCTGACACAATTGCTATTAGCTAAAAAGCTTCAACAATGCAAGGGAATTATTTTAGGTCAATTCACTGGGTGTGATTTACCTCACTATGAAAGAAGCCTTACCTTAGAAGAAGTTATTAAGGATCGGTCATATAGTTTAGATATACCTATGTTTTCGGGGTTTTGCTCAGGTCATGACTATCCCAAACTCACTCTTCCAATTGGCGCAAAGGTGATAATGAACTCAGAGTCTGGAGTTATTCATGTAATGGAAGCCGTAGTAGGTTAG
- a CDS encoding 3'-5' exoribonuclease YhaM family protein, giving the protein MSAKKIFLCDIKSGNKIKTSLMVMKIIAKDPAKVICILADRSGDIKANIPSRKSDITEGSVIEIEGIKDWNLDVKKYGFISDYDLSDYLPTVKRPIEEIMDEIESYTTKYITSIEGKSLNDYFFKDEIVLDKFKRGIGGVSMHHNYIGGLAEHTLNVMHLTSMLCERYDCRRTETAMLAAKLHDIGKIYELYYDGPFKYTLRGEMEGHIVIGVELIEKAIRENPTLYSEDFVTRIKGCIVQHHGKLEFGSPRSMKMEESFIVNYADSIDATMNKISQVKDKTEPGNWSEYDRRIETKLYL; this is encoded by the coding sequence ATGAGTGCAAAAAAGATTTTTTTATGTGATATAAAAAGTGGCAATAAGATAAAAACATCATTAATGGTAATGAAAATAATAGCTAAAGACCCTGCTAAGGTTATATGCATATTAGCAGATAGAAGTGGTGATATAAAAGCTAACATACCAAGTAGAAAGAGCGATATTACAGAAGGAAGCGTAATAGAGATAGAGGGTATTAAAGATTGGAATCTAGATGTGAAAAAATATGGGTTTATTTCAGATTATGATCTCTCAGATTATCTCCCAACAGTAAAGAGACCTATAGAAGAGATCATGGATGAAATTGAATCTTATACTACTAAGTATATTACTTCAATAGAAGGTAAGTCTTTGAATGACTATTTCTTTAAGGATGAAATAGTCTTAGATAAATTTAAAAGAGGAATAGGTGGAGTATCTATGCATCATAATTACATAGGTGGGCTTGCAGAACATACCCTAAATGTTATGCATTTAACTTCTATGCTTTGTGAAAGATATGACTGCCGGAGGACAGAAACAGCAATGCTTGCAGCAAAACTCCATGATATTGGTAAGATTTATGAATTATATTATGACGGTCCTTTTAAATATACCCTTAGAGGAGAAATGGAAGGTCATATTGTTATTGGAGTAGAACTGATAGAAAAGGCTATTAGAGAAAATCCAACACTTTATTCAGAGGATTTTGTCACTAGGATAAAGGGCTGTATTGTTCAGCATCATGGAAAACTTGAATTTGGTTCTCCAAGAAGCATGAAAATGGAAGAGTCATTTATAGTTAATTATGCAGATTCAATAGATGCTACTATGAATAAGATCTCTCAAGTAAAGGATAAAACAGAACCTGGTAATTGGTCAGAATATGATAGAAGAATTGAAACTAAATTATATTTATAG
- a CDS encoding hemolysin family protein, whose translation MIIFINIIIVFLLVFMNAFFVATEFAMVKVRKSRIETLVGEGARNAKYTSKVVKNLNSYLSACQLGITLASLGLGWVGEPAVADMLTPLFNLFHLQQSAVHSISFILGFSIITGFHIVLGELVPKSLAIISAEKIAMYTALPLIMFYNVTYPIMWAFNHSTSIVLKVFGVSLVDEQEAAHTDEEIKLLVEESYNHGLIDKTELTFIDNIFDFSEKTVKEIMIPRTDMKCIFLEDSFEEIIAFALEKQQTRYPVCRDDKDNVIGFVHIKDLYKQKIEGNNQNIEDIIREIKFVPESLSISELLKVFKKQKVQMAIIIDEYGGTFGLVTNEDILEEIVGEIQDEFDEEASEIIKTEDGNYLVDGKVLIEDIIDLLDKDFEVENIDTIGGWIYSQLKSYPQVNDKIIYEDYDFIILECDSKRISKVLIKKSSVE comes from the coding sequence TTGATTATTTTTATAAATATTATTATTGTATTTTTGCTTGTATTTATGAATGCTTTTTTCGTTGCTACGGAATTTGCCATGGTAAAAGTTAGAAAATCTAGGATAGAAACTTTAGTAGGTGAGGGAGCTAGGAACGCAAAATATACATCAAAGGTTGTTAAAAATTTAAATTCATACTTATCGGCATGTCAGCTAGGAATAACATTAGCATCACTGGGACTCGGATGGGTAGGGGAACCTGCTGTTGCAGATATGCTAACTCCCCTATTTAATTTATTTCATTTGCAACAAAGTGCTGTACATTCAATTTCATTTATTTTAGGATTTTCAATTATAACGGGCTTTCATATTGTACTTGGAGAGTTAGTTCCTAAGTCACTTGCAATTATAAGTGCAGAAAAGATAGCTATGTACACGGCACTGCCGCTTATAATGTTTTATAACGTAACTTATCCAATAATGTGGGCTTTTAACCATAGTACTAGTATAGTTTTAAAGGTTTTTGGTGTGTCCCTTGTAGATGAGCAGGAAGCAGCACATACTGATGAAGAAATAAAATTATTGGTTGAAGAGAGTTATAATCATGGCTTAATAGATAAGACAGAATTAACTTTTATAGACAATATATTTGATTTTTCTGAGAAAACCGTAAAAGAAATAATGATACCGCGTACTGATATGAAATGTATTTTTCTAGAGGATTCTTTTGAGGAGATTATAGCCTTTGCTCTGGAGAAGCAGCAAACTAGATATCCAGTGTGTAGGGATGACAAGGATAATGTTATCGGTTTTGTGCATATTAAGGATTTATATAAACAGAAAATTGAGGGTAATAATCAAAATATAGAAGACATTATTCGTGAGATTAAATTTGTTCCAGAATCCTTGTCAATAAGTGAATTATTAAAGGTGTTTAAAAAACAAAAGGTACAAATGGCTATAATTATTGATGAATATGGTGGAACATTTGGACTCGTAACTAATGAGGATATCTTGGAAGAAATTGTTGGGGAAATTCAAGATGAGTTTGATGAAGAAGCAAGCGAGATTATTAAAACTGAAGATGGTAATTATCTTGTAGATGGAAAAGTTCTCATTGAAGATATCATTGACCTTTTAGATAAGGACTTTGAAGTTGAAAACATTGATACCATTGGAGGTTGGATTTATTCACAGTTAAAGTCATATCCACAAGTTAATGATAAAATCATATATGAGGATTATGATTTTATCATATTGGAATGTGATAGTAAAAGAATAAGCAAAGTGCTAATCAAAAAATCATCTGTAGAATAA
- a CDS encoding rhodanese-like domain-containing protein, translated as MFNSKIKNVTAEEAHKLLSENSEFVILDVRTREEYDGGHIPGAKLVPVQILPMKLAELDKYKDKPVLVYCASGGRSPRAVDTLANSSFKNIYHLSRGISSWRYSLTR; from the coding sequence ATGTTTAATTCAAAGATTAAAAATGTTACTGCAGAAGAGGCTCATAAGCTTTTAAGTGAAAATAGTGAATTTGTTATTTTAGATGTAAGAACTAGAGAGGAATACGATGGTGGTCATATTCCAGGAGCAAAGCTTGTTCCAGTACAGATTCTTCCTATGAAACTTGCTGAACTTGATAAATACAAAGATAAGCCAGTACTTGTTTATTGTGCATCCGGTGGAAGAAGCCCAAGAGCGGTGGATACTTTGGCGAATAGTTCTTTTAAAAATATTTACCATCTCAGTAGAGGAATAAGCTCTTGGAGATACAGTCTAACTAGATAA
- a CDS encoding ArsR/SmtB family transcription factor has protein sequence MDTDYMQYNHIAEILKVLAHPIRICIVKNLLENGECNVGYMHTCLEVPQSTVSQHLQKLRVAGIIEGSRHGLEIKYKIKDQRMGKLINSIFSIQ, from the coding sequence ATGGATACAGATTATATGCAATACAATCACATTGCAGAAATTCTTAAAGTTTTAGCACATCCAATTAGGATATGTATAGTAAAAAATCTATTAGAGAATGGGGAATGTAATGTCGGTTATATGCATACTTGTCTAGAAGTTCCTCAATCTACCGTATCGCAGCACCTACAGAAATTAAGAGTAGCTGGAATAATTGAGGGCAGTCGACATGGACTTGAAATTAAATATAAAATTAAAGATCAGAGAATGGGAAAATTAATTAATTCAATTTTTAGTATACAATAA
- a CDS encoding ROK family transcriptional regulator yields the protein MIKILEGLSCRDLEILNIIQKRGPITKKNLHIVANIKLTTLNRIMKTLKDKKVIVEYGESKSTGGRKAVEYDVSQADFYAIGIDISRTYVKLILTNMKLSVLKKEEFIMDESYSPEKTVEKIILTIEQMLSDLNIKKDEVLGIGLGTVGPIDREKGIILNPKSFFNSNWVNVPIKAMLEERLKIPCFIDNGANTAVLGEYLYGKGKKIKSIAYIHCGIGLRSAIIRDGIIIRSMNDREDAFAHMIVELNGEECYCGNCGCIESYSSIDSILKKINSKTKYNNKLINEKNYSEKLKVELQNNDIAIEVVNHSAEILGIGLSNLVRLLNPELVILSGPLIMNFENYYEKSIESFRNINHRDNRVMFSKGGKFEEDIIAIGAAAMVMEGYLKSI from the coding sequence ATGATTAAAATTCTAGAGGGATTATCTTGTCGGGATTTAGAAATCCTAAATATAATTCAAAAAAGAGGACCCATAACAAAAAAAAACTTGCATATTGTTGCAAATATAAAACTAACCACACTAAATAGAATTATGAAAACACTTAAGGATAAAAAGGTAATAGTGGAATATGGAGAGTCAAAGTCTACGGGAGGAAGAAAAGCAGTGGAATATGATGTATCCCAAGCAGACTTTTATGCTATAGGTATAGACATATCAAGAACTTATGTAAAATTGATATTAACTAATATGAAATTGAGTGTTTTAAAAAAAGAAGAATTTATTATGGATGAAAGTTACTCTCCTGAAAAAACTGTTGAAAAAATCATTCTCACAATAGAACAAATGTTATCTGATTTAAACATTAAAAAGGATGAAGTTTTAGGGATTGGGTTAGGTACTGTGGGGCCAATAGACAGAGAAAAAGGAATTATATTAAACCCTAAAAGTTTTTTTAACAGTAATTGGGTTAATGTTCCTATCAAAGCAATGCTTGAAGAAAGACTTAAAATTCCTTGCTTTATAGACAATGGAGCTAATACTGCTGTTTTAGGTGAGTATTTGTATGGCAAAGGAAAAAAAATAAAAAGCATTGCATATATTCACTGTGGCATTGGACTAAGGTCAGCAATAATAAGAGATGGCATTATTATTAGGTCAATGAACGATAGAGAGGATGCTTTTGCACATATGATTGTAGAGCTTAATGGAGAAGAATGTTATTGTGGTAATTGTGGTTGCATAGAAAGCTATTCCTCCATAGATTCAATCCTTAAAAAAATAAATTCAAAAACAAAATATAATAATAAGTTAATAAATGAAAAAAATTACAGCGAAAAGTTAAAAGTAGAATTACAAAACAATGACATTGCAATTGAAGTAGTAAATCATAGTGCAGAAATTTTAGGTATTGGACTTTCTAACCTTGTGAGATTACTAAATCCTGAGCTTGTGATTCTAAGTGGACCGTTAATAATGAATTTTGAAAATTACTATGAAAAATCTATTGAATCCTTTCGAAACATAAATCATAGGGATAATAGAGTTATGTTTAGCAAAGGAGGTAAGTTTGAAGAAGATATTATTGCCATAGGGGCAGCAGCTATGGTAATGGAAGGTTATTTAAAAAGTATTTAG